A genomic region of Mycobacterium sp. Aquia_213 contains the following coding sequences:
- a CDS encoding DUF4193 domain-containing protein: MPTDYDAPRRTETDDVSEDSLEELKARRNEAASAVVDVDESESAENFELPGADLSGEELSVRVIPKQADEFTCSSCFLVQHRSRLASEKNGVMICTDCAA, from the coding sequence ATGCCTACCGACTATGACGCTCCACGGCGTACCGAAACGGATGACGTTTCGGAGGACTCGCTGGAGGAGCTCAAGGCTCGACGCAACGAGGCGGCGTCGGCCGTTGTTGACGTGGACGAATCCGAGTCCGCCGAGAACTTCGAACTGCCTGGCGCCGACCTGTCTGGCGAGGAACTATCGGTTCGGGTCATTCCGAAACAAGCCGACGAGTTCACCTGCTCGAGCTGCTTTTTGGTGCAGCACCGCAGTCGACTTGCCAGCGAGAAGAACGGCGTGATGATCTGCACCGACTGCGCGGCGTAA
- a CDS encoding class I SAM-dependent RNA methyltransferase — MSAEPSPSPGELTLVAGAPANGGSCVAHHEGRVVFVRYALPGERVRVRVTADRGSYWHAEVVEVLEASADRTESLCPIAGVDGAGCCDLAFAAPEAVRMLKAQVVANQLERLGGHRWSGEAEPLSDSGPTGWRTRVRLEVGADARPGFHRYHSDELVTDLRCAQLPPGMLDGLAQACSAADLSPTAQLHVAVDDDGRRHVVRTLRQGGRTTTNVVQGNYEATQRVGRRSWEVPVTAFWQAHRDAARVYSGLVADWAQPGAGMSVWDLYGGVGVFAAALGDAVGESGRVLTVDTSRASTRAARAALVDLPQLDIVTDSVRRAVSMQKAGADVAVLDPPRSGAGRDVIDLLAAAGVPRIVHIGCEAASFARDIGLYLGHGYAVEKIKVFDAFPLTHHTECVALLTRAGGLPSS, encoded by the coding sequence ATGAGTGCCGAGCCGTCGCCGTCACCCGGGGAGCTGACGCTGGTTGCCGGTGCCCCCGCCAATGGCGGCAGCTGCGTGGCCCACCACGAAGGCCGGGTGGTATTCGTGCGCTACGCCTTACCCGGCGAACGGGTGCGGGTGCGGGTCACCGCGGACCGCGGATCCTATTGGCACGCAGAGGTTGTCGAAGTCCTCGAGGCATCGGCGGACCGGACCGAGTCGCTGTGTCCGATCGCGGGGGTCGATGGCGCCGGGTGTTGTGATCTGGCATTCGCTGCCCCGGAGGCGGTTCGGATGCTCAAGGCGCAAGTCGTGGCCAACCAGTTGGAGCGCCTCGGCGGCCATCGCTGGAGCGGTGAGGCGGAACCGCTTTCGGATTCCGGCCCGACCGGCTGGCGCACCCGGGTGCGCCTCGAGGTGGGCGCGGACGCCCGCCCCGGGTTTCACCGCTACCACAGCGACGAGCTGGTGACCGACCTGCGCTGCGCGCAGTTGCCGCCGGGAATGCTGGACGGGCTGGCCCAGGCCTGTTCGGCGGCCGATTTGTCTCCGACTGCGCAGCTGCACGTCGCCGTCGACGACGACGGACGCCGGCATGTGGTGCGCACCCTGCGCCAGGGCGGGCGAACGACGACCAATGTGGTGCAGGGCAACTACGAGGCAACCCAGCGCGTCGGGCGGCGCAGCTGGGAGGTGCCGGTGACCGCGTTCTGGCAGGCGCACCGCGATGCGGCGCGGGTCTACAGCGGCCTGGTCGCCGACTGGGCGCAGCCCGGCGCCGGCATGAGCGTGTGGGATCTCTACGGCGGTGTGGGGGTTTTCGCCGCCGCCCTGGGCGATGCGGTGGGGGAGTCCGGGCGGGTCCTCACCGTCGACACCTCCCGCGCGTCGACGCGTGCCGCGCGGGCCGCGCTGGTTGATCTGCCGCAGCTCGACATCGTCACCGATTCGGTGCGGCGCGCGGTGTCGATGCAAAAAGCCGGCGCCGACGTGGCGGTGCTGGACCCGCCGCGATCGGGTGCCGGGCGCGACGTGATCGACCTGCTGGCCGCAGCCGGGGTTCCGCGCATCGTGCATATCGGTTGCGAGGCAGCGTCTTTCGCTCGTGATATCGGCCTGTACCTCGGTCATGGCTATGCCGTCGAGAAGATCAAGGTGTTCGATGCTTTCCCGCTGACTCATCACACCGAGTGCGTGGCGCTGCTGACCCGGGCAGGCGGATTGCCGTCATCGTGA
- a CDS encoding inositol monophosphatase family protein: MTRSDEVPAQLRSVAETLAAEAAEFVRSRRAEVFGAHAGGTDSDAVRSKSTPTDPVTVVDTETERLLRDRLAELRPGEPILGEEGGGPAEPGAVSDDAVTWVLDPIDGTVNFVYGIPAYAVSVGVQVNGVSVAGAVADVVGGRIYSAAKGLGAHVIDAQGTHPLRCADVDDLSMSLLGTGFGYSIGRRTTQAALLAQLLPLVRDVRRIGSAALDLCMVAAGRLDAYYEHGLQVWDLAAGALIAAEAGARVLVPPPDGQVGGAGLVVAAAPGIADALLAALERFDALAPIED; the protein is encoded by the coding sequence GTGACGCGATCCGACGAAGTTCCCGCGCAGTTGCGCTCGGTGGCCGAAACGCTGGCCGCCGAAGCCGCCGAGTTCGTGCGGTCTCGCCGCGCCGAGGTGTTCGGCGCCCACGCGGGCGGGACCGACAGTGACGCGGTGCGGTCCAAGAGCACACCGACCGATCCGGTGACGGTGGTCGACACCGAGACCGAACGGCTGCTGCGCGATCGGTTGGCCGAATTACGGCCTGGCGAACCGATTCTCGGGGAAGAGGGCGGGGGGCCGGCCGAGCCGGGAGCAGTCTCCGACGACGCGGTCACCTGGGTGCTCGATCCGATCGACGGCACGGTGAATTTCGTCTACGGCATCCCGGCCTACGCGGTGTCGGTCGGCGTGCAGGTCAATGGCGTGTCGGTGGCCGGCGCGGTCGCCGACGTCGTCGGGGGTCGGATCTATTCCGCGGCAAAGGGTCTCGGCGCGCACGTCATCGACGCGCAGGGCACGCACCCGTTGCGGTGCGCCGACGTCGACGATCTGTCGATGTCCTTGTTGGGCACCGGCTTTGGGTATTCGATCGGGCGCCGCACCACCCAGGCGGCGCTGCTGGCGCAGCTGCTGCCGTTGGTCCGCGACGTGCGTCGCATCGGTTCCGCGGCGCTGGACCTGTGCATGGTCGCGGCCGGGAGGCTGGACGCCTACTACGAGCACGGGCTGCAGGTGTGGGATCTCGCGGCGGGCGCGTTGATCGCCGCCGAGGCCGGCGCGCGGGTGTTGGTGCCGCCACCGGACGGGCAGGTCGGCGGCGCCGGACTGGTCGTGGCGGCCGCGCCCGGAATCGCCGACGCACTGTTGGCGGCCCTGGAGCGATTCGACGCCCTGGCGCCGATCGAGGACTGA
- a CDS encoding APC family permease, translating into MSKLSTAARRLLIGRPQRSDRLSHTLLPKRIALPVFASDALSSVAYAPEEVFLMLSVAGAAAYALTPWIGLAVAAVMLVVVASYRQNVHAYPSGGGDYEVVTTNLGETAGLVVASALMVDYVLTVAVSTSSAMANIGSAVPLVAENKVWFCVVAIVVVMALNLRGIRESGVAFAIPTYAFIVGVVVMIGWGLIRIFVLGNPLRAESAAFQMHAEHGQIVGFAFAFLLARSFSSGCAALTGVEAISNGVPAFQKPKSRNAATTLLMLGVIAVTLLMGIIVLAQQIHVQLVDDPATQLTGTPAGYMQKTLVTQLAETVFGSFRIGFLLIATVTALILVLAANTAFNGFPVLGSVLAQHSYLPRQLHTRGDRLAFSNGILFLSAAALAFVVAFRGEVTALIQLYIVGVFISFTLSQIGMVRHWTRLLRTETDPKVRRQMKRSRVINTVGLLSTGAVLLVVLVTKFFAGAWIAIVAMTVLFVIMKMIRKHYATVSRELEEQRAAQHDVVLPSRNHALVLVSKLHLPTLRALAYARATRPDVLEAVTVSVDDVETRALVHDWEESEISVPLKVIASPYRDITRPVLEYVKRVSKDSPRTVVTVFIPEYVVGHWWEQVLHNQSALRLKGRLLFMPNVMVTSVPWQLSSSERLKTLQPHAAPGDARRGIFD; encoded by the coding sequence GTGTCCAAACTTTCAACCGCAGCGCGCCGGTTGCTCATCGGGCGGCCGCAACGCAGCGACCGGCTGAGCCACACCCTGCTGCCCAAGCGCATCGCCTTGCCGGTGTTCGCCTCCGACGCGCTGTCCTCGGTGGCGTATGCGCCCGAGGAAGTCTTTCTGATGCTCTCGGTGGCCGGAGCGGCCGCCTACGCGCTGACGCCGTGGATCGGGCTGGCGGTGGCCGCGGTCATGTTGGTCGTGGTGGCCAGCTACCGGCAGAACGTGCATGCCTACCCGTCCGGCGGCGGCGACTACGAAGTCGTCACCACGAACCTGGGTGAGACCGCCGGCCTGGTGGTGGCCAGTGCGCTGATGGTGGATTACGTTCTCACCGTTGCTGTTTCGACCTCGTCGGCGATGGCGAACATAGGTTCGGCGGTTCCGCTGGTGGCCGAGAACAAGGTGTGGTTCTGCGTGGTCGCCATCGTGGTGGTGATGGCGTTGAACCTGCGTGGGATCCGCGAGTCCGGGGTGGCTTTCGCGATCCCGACCTATGCATTCATCGTCGGGGTCGTCGTGATGATCGGGTGGGGGCTGATCCGGATTTTCGTGCTGGGCAACCCGCTGCGGGCCGAATCCGCCGCCTTCCAGATGCATGCCGAGCACGGCCAGATCGTCGGGTTCGCGTTCGCGTTCCTGCTCGCCCGCTCATTCTCGTCGGGCTGCGCGGCGCTGACCGGTGTCGAGGCGATCAGCAATGGCGTGCCGGCGTTCCAGAAACCCAAGTCGCGCAACGCCGCAACGACTCTGCTGATGCTGGGTGTCATCGCGGTGACGCTGCTGATGGGCATCATCGTGCTGGCCCAGCAGATACACGTGCAGCTGGTCGACGATCCCGCCACGCAGCTGACCGGCACCCCGGCCGGCTACATGCAGAAGACACTGGTCACGCAGCTGGCCGAGACCGTGTTCGGCAGCTTCCGCATCGGGTTTCTGCTCATCGCCACGGTGACCGCGCTGATCTTGGTGCTGGCGGCCAACACCGCCTTCAACGGATTCCCGGTACTCGGCTCGGTGCTGGCGCAGCACAGCTACCTGCCGCGCCAATTGCACACGCGCGGAGACCGCCTCGCGTTCTCCAACGGGATCCTGTTCCTGTCGGCCGCGGCTCTGGCGTTCGTCGTCGCGTTCCGCGGTGAGGTGACCGCGCTGATCCAGCTCTACATCGTCGGGGTGTTCATATCCTTCACGCTGAGCCAAATCGGCATGGTCCGGCACTGGACCCGGCTGCTGCGCACCGAGACGGACCCGAAGGTGCGGCGCCAGATGAAGCGCTCGCGCGTGATCAACACGGTCGGCCTGCTGTCCACCGGTGCGGTGCTGTTGGTGGTCCTGGTCACCAAATTCTTTGCCGGGGCGTGGATCGCCATCGTGGCGATGACGGTGCTGTTCGTCATCATGAAGATGATCCGTAAGCACTACGCCACCGTCTCCCGGGAATTGGAGGAGCAACGAGCTGCCCAGCACGACGTGGTGCTACCCAGCCGCAACCACGCGCTGGTGCTGGTGTCGAAGCTGCATCTACCGACCCTGCGGGCACTGGCCTATGCGCGCGCGACCCGCCCCGATGTTCTCGAGGCCGTCACGGTCAGCGTGGACGACGTGGAAACCCGTGCGCTGGTGCATGATTGGGAGGAAAGCGAGATCAGCGTGCCGCTGAAGGTCATCGCCTCGCCCTATCGCGACATCACCCGTCCGGTGCTCGAATACGTCAAGCGGGTCAGTAAGGACTCGCCGCGCACCGTGGTGACGGTCTTCATCCCGGAGTATGTCGTCGGCCATTGGTGGGAGCAGGTGCTGCACAATCAGAGTGCCCTTCGGCTCAAGGGCCGGCTGCTGTTCATGCCCAACGTGATGGTGACTTCGGTTCCCTGGCAATTGAGTTCGTCGGAGCGGCTCAAGACCCTGCAGCCGCACGCGGCTCCCGGTGACGCCCGCCGCGGAATCTTCGACTGA
- the cei gene encoding envelope integrity protein Cei, whose translation MVAQITEGTAFDKHGRPFRRRNARPAIVVLVFLVLVTGVAWTVALTRPAKVHEAQSCNPPPQPATGSAPAQLGEQMSRSAMADVSPAKLSDTKVRVLNASGRGGQAADVAGAMKDLGFAQPTAANDPLYAGARLNCQGQIRFGTAGQATAAAVWLVAPCSELFNDNRADDSVDLAIGTEFSALAHNDDIDSVLASLRPGATGSSDPSLLSKIHASSC comes from the coding sequence GTGGTCGCACAAATCACCGAGGGTACAGCCTTCGACAAGCATGGTCGGCCGTTTCGGCGACGCAACGCCCGACCCGCGATTGTCGTGCTGGTTTTCCTGGTGTTGGTGACGGGCGTCGCGTGGACGGTGGCGCTGACGCGACCCGCGAAAGTTCACGAAGCGCAATCTTGCAACCCGCCCCCACAGCCGGCGACCGGATCGGCGCCGGCACAACTCGGCGAGCAAATGTCGCGCAGTGCGATGGCCGACGTGTCGCCGGCCAAACTCAGCGACACCAAGGTCCGGGTTCTCAACGCCAGCGGCCGCGGCGGCCAGGCCGCCGATGTCGCCGGCGCGATGAAGGACCTGGGCTTCGCCCAGCCAACCGCGGCCAACGACCCGCTCTACGCCGGCGCCCGGCTGAATTGCCAGGGCCAGATCCGCTTCGGGACGGCCGGACAGGCCACCGCCGCCGCGGTGTGGCTGGTCGCCCCGTGCAGCGAGCTGTTCAACGACAACCGCGCCGACGACTCCGTCGACCTCGCGATCGGCACGGAGTTCAGCGCGCTGGCCCACAACGACGACATCGACTCGGTACTGGCCAGCCTGCGTCCCGGTGCTACCGGCTCGTCGGATCCCTCGCTGTTGTCGAAGATTCACGCCAGCAGCTGCTGA
- a CDS encoding DUF3093 domain-containing protein, with the protein MSSTRVAPHSVRYRERLRVPWWWWPPAFALATLIAVEVNWGVRALPDWLPFVVLFIVAVGALLWLGRTEIRVTAGDDGVAQLWAGEAHLPVTVIARSAEIAPTAKSAALGRQLDPAAYVLHRAWVGPMILLVLDDPDDPTPYWMVSCRHPERVLSALRS; encoded by the coding sequence GTGTCGAGTACGCGCGTCGCGCCGCACAGCGTGCGATATCGCGAGCGGCTGCGGGTCCCATGGTGGTGGTGGCCACCGGCCTTCGCGCTCGCGACGCTGATTGCTGTCGAAGTCAATTGGGGTGTCAGGGCGCTCCCCGACTGGCTGCCGTTCGTCGTGCTGTTCATCGTGGCCGTCGGGGCGCTGCTGTGGCTGGGCCGTACCGAGATCCGGGTCACCGCCGGCGACGACGGTGTGGCGCAGCTGTGGGCCGGGGAAGCCCACCTGCCGGTCACCGTGATCGCCCGATCCGCGGAGATAGCGCCGACGGCGAAGTCGGCGGCACTGGGACGTCAGCTCGACCCCGCGGCGTATGTGCTGCATCGCGCATGGGTCGGACCGATGATTTTGCTGGTCCTCGATGACCCAGACGACCCGACGCCGTACTGGATGGTGAGCTGCCGTCACCCCGAGCGGGTGCTGTCGGCATTGCGCAGCTGA
- a CDS encoding potassium channel family protein, producing the protein MRVVVMGCGRVGSSLSDGLSRIGHDVAVIDRDSSAFNRLSPEFAGERVLGQGFDRDVLLRAGIEEADAFAAVSSGDNSNIISARLARETFGVNRVVARIYDAKRAEVYERLGIPTIATVPWTTDRLLNALTRESETAKWRDPTGTVAVAEVVLHDDWAGRRATDLEQATGARVAFVIRFGTGILPEPKTVIQAGDQVYIAAISGRSAEAVAIAALPPAEDIDSGAGH; encoded by the coding sequence GTGCGGGTGGTTGTAATGGGCTGCGGCCGGGTGGGCTCGTCGCTGTCCGACGGGCTGTCCCGAATTGGCCACGATGTCGCGGTGATCGACCGTGACAGCTCGGCGTTCAACCGGCTGAGCCCGGAGTTCGCCGGCGAGCGGGTGCTGGGCCAGGGGTTCGACCGCGATGTACTGCTGCGAGCGGGCATCGAGGAGGCCGACGCGTTTGCCGCGGTGTCAAGCGGGGACAACTCCAACATCATTTCGGCGCGGTTGGCTCGCGAGACGTTCGGCGTTAACCGGGTGGTGGCCCGCATTTACGACGCCAAGCGCGCCGAGGTCTACGAACGCCTCGGTATCCCAACGATTGCCACCGTGCCGTGGACCACCGATCGGCTGCTCAACGCGCTGACCCGGGAGAGCGAGACCGCCAAGTGGCGGGACCCCACCGGCACGGTCGCCGTCGCCGAGGTCGTCCTGCACGACGACTGGGCGGGGCGGCGCGCCACCGATCTGGAGCAGGCCACCGGCGCGCGCGTGGCGTTTGTGATCCGGTTCGGCACCGGCATCCTGCCCGAGCCGAAAACTGTCATCCAGGCCGGCGATCAGGTCTACATCGCCGCGATCTCCGGCCGCTCAGCCGAGGCGGTGGCCATCGCTGCCCTACCGCCCGCCGAGGACATCGATTCGGGGGCGGGGCATTGA
- a CDS encoding DUF3710 domain-containing protein: MAFGKRSGKDDDSDDTAVAPVDAESAGDPVDDEFDDEVEGPFDIDDFDDPSVAELARLDLGSVLIPMPEAGQLQVELTETGVPSAVWVVTPNGRFTIAAYAAPKTGSLWREVAAELADSLRKDSAEVSIKDGPWGREVVGTASGVVRFIGVDGYRWMIRCVINGPHETIEALEHEARAALADTVVRRGDTPLPVRTPLAVNLPEPMAEQLRQAAVQQAEAQQASGEPDAQEPPSEPAARRSVDGSAMQQLRTTTGG; the protein is encoded by the coding sequence ATGGCATTCGGTAAACGTTCAGGCAAAGACGACGACAGCGACGACACGGCCGTCGCGCCGGTCGACGCCGAGTCCGCAGGCGACCCGGTCGACGACGAGTTCGACGACGAGGTGGAGGGCCCGTTCGACATCGACGACTTCGACGACCCGTCGGTCGCGGAGCTGGCCCGGCTCGATCTGGGCTCGGTGCTCATCCCGATGCCCGAAGCCGGCCAGCTCCAGGTCGAGCTGACCGAGACCGGCGTCCCGAGTGCGGTGTGGGTCGTCACGCCCAATGGCCGGTTCACGATCGCCGCCTACGCCGCCCCCAAGACGGGCAGCCTGTGGCGTGAGGTGGCCGCCGAGCTCGCCGACTCGCTGCGCAAGGACTCGGCCGAAGTCAGCATCAAGGACGGCCCGTGGGGCCGCGAGGTGGTCGGCACCGCTTCGGGCGTGGTGCGCTTCATCGGGGTCGACGGCTACCGGTGGATGATCCGCTGCGTCATCAACGGCCCGCACGAAACGATCGAGGCACTCGAGCACGAGGCGCGGGCGGCGTTGGCGGACACCGTGGTTCGCCGCGGCGACACCCCGCTGCCGGTGCGCACGCCGCTGGCCGTGAACCTTCCCGAGCCGATGGCCGAGCAGCTGCGTCAGGCCGCCGTGCAGCAGGCCGAGGCGCAGCAGGCCTCCGGAGAACCCGACGCGCAAGAGCCGCCCAGCGAGCCGGCCGCGCGCCGCAGCGTGGATGGATCGGCCATGCAGCAGCTGCGCACCACCACCGGCGGCTAG
- a CDS encoding DUF3159 domain-containing protein — MTLPSNTSNRINPERLLSQLGGVGGLIYSSLPVVTFVAASSLLGLVSAIGTALGVAALVLVWRLIRRESVQPAFSGFIGVAVCALIAYIVGASKGYFLLGIWVSLLWAVVFAVSVVIRRPLVGYAWSWATGRDRGWRDVSRAVYAFDIATLCWVLVFGARFVVQRLLYDADQTGWLAAARIGMGWPLTALAALVTYVAIKSAQRAIAGTGEAFGPAIDADTVAD; from the coding sequence TTGACTCTGCCCAGTAACACGTCTAACCGCATCAACCCAGAACGCCTGCTGAGCCAGCTAGGCGGGGTGGGCGGTCTCATCTACTCATCGCTGCCCGTCGTCACCTTTGTCGCGGCTTCCAGCCTGCTGGGCCTGGTGTCCGCGATCGGCACCGCACTCGGGGTGGCCGCGCTGGTCTTGGTGTGGCGGCTGATTCGCCGCGAATCGGTGCAGCCGGCCTTCTCCGGGTTCATCGGAGTCGCCGTCTGCGCGCTGATCGCCTACATCGTCGGGGCGTCCAAGGGTTACTTCCTGCTCGGCATCTGGGTCTCGCTGTTGTGGGCGGTGGTCTTCGCGGTCTCCGTCGTGATCCGCCGGCCGCTGGTCGGCTACGCCTGGAGCTGGGCCACCGGGCGTGATCGCGGCTGGCGCGACGTGTCCCGGGCCGTCTACGCGTTCGACATCGCCACGCTGTGCTGGGTGCTGGTCTTCGGTGCGCGGTTCGTCGTTCAGCGACTGCTCTACGACGCCGACCAGACCGGCTGGCTGGCCGCGGCGCGCATCGGGATGGGCTGGCCGCTGACCGCGCTGGCCGCGCTGGTGACCTATGTCGCGATCAAGTCCGCTCAGCGCGCGATCGCCGGCACCGGCGAGGCGTTCGGCCCGGCGATCGACGCCGACACCGTCGCCGACTAG
- a CDS encoding alpha/beta hydrolase — MGVDLRGVTTVLLPGTGSDDVYVNRAFSGPVRNAGARLVTPAPRPDRLVDGYLAALNDAAREGPIAVGGISIGAAVAAAWALAHPGQTVAVLAALPAWAGPPGSAPAALAARYSASQLRADGLAATTAQMRASSPAWLAEELTRSWLAQWPLLPDAMDEAAAYVAPTCDELNTLSAPLGVAAAVDDPIHPLQAGVDWVAAAPHAALRTVTLDQIGADSAALGAACLAALADA, encoded by the coding sequence GTGGGTGTCGATCTGCGCGGTGTCACGACCGTGCTGTTGCCCGGAACCGGATCCGACGACGTTTACGTCAATCGGGCGTTTTCCGGACCCGTGCGCAATGCCGGCGCACGGCTGGTCACCCCGGCGCCGCGGCCGGATCGTTTGGTCGACGGATACCTGGCCGCGTTGAACGACGCCGCGCGCGAAGGTCCGATCGCCGTCGGCGGAATCTCGATCGGGGCCGCGGTGGCGGCGGCGTGGGCACTGGCGCATCCAGGCCAAACCGTTGCGGTGCTGGCCGCGCTGCCCGCCTGGGCGGGGCCGCCGGGGTCGGCGCCGGCCGCGCTGGCGGCGCGGTATTCGGCGTCACAGCTGCGCGCCGATGGTCTGGCCGCAACGACCGCACAGATGCGAGCCTCCAGCCCGGCCTGGTTGGCCGAGGAGCTGACCCGGTCCTGGCTTGCCCAGTGGCCGCTGCTGCCCGATGCCATGGACGAAGCGGCCGCCTATGTCGCGCCCACCTGTGACGAACTCAACACGCTTTCGGCTCCGCTCGGCGTGGCCGCAGCGGTCGACGATCCGATCCATCCGCTGCAGGCCGGTGTCGACTGGGTCGCCGCCGCGCCACACGCGGCGCTGCGGACGGTGACGCTCGACCAGATCGGCGCGGACAGCGCCGCGCTCGGGGCGGCCTGCCTGGCGGCGCTTGCCGACGCGTAG
- a CDS encoding OB-fold nucleic acid binding domain-containing protein: MGAQGYLRRLTRRLTEDPEQRDSEELSDEVASTGAQRVIDCERGQEVTMVGTLRSVECNGKGCAGGVKAELFDGSDTVTLVWLGQRRIPGIDSGRTLRVRGRMGKLENGTKAIYNPHYEIQR, translated from the coding sequence ATGGGGGCTCAAGGTTATTTGCGCCGCCTCACCCGTCGGTTGACGGAGGACCCGGAGCAACGCGATTCCGAGGAATTGTCCGACGAGGTCGCCAGCACTGGCGCACAGCGCGTGATCGACTGCGAACGTGGCCAAGAAGTCACGATGGTGGGCACGCTGCGCAGCGTGGAATGTAACGGCAAGGGCTGCGCGGGCGGCGTGAAGGCCGAACTGTTCGACGGTAGCGACACGGTGACCCTGGTATGGCTGGGCCAGCGCCGCATCCCCGGCATCGACTCGGGACGCACTTTGCGGGTGCGCGGCCGGATGGGCAAGCTGGAGAACGGAACCAAGGCCATTTACAACCCGCACTACGAAATTCAGCGTTGA
- a CDS encoding potassium channel family protein — protein sequence MKVAIAGAGAVGRSVARELIENNHDITLIERNPDHVDVDAIPAAHWRLGDACELSLLESVHLEDFDVVVAATGDDKANVVLSLLAKTEFAVPRVVARVNDPRNEWLFTDAWGVDVAVSTPRMLASLIEEAVAVGDLVRLMEFRRGQANLVEITLPDDTPWGGKPLRRLELPRDASLVTILRGPRVIVPEGDEPLEGGDELLFVATTEVEEDLRKLLLPAVAPPAS from the coding sequence ATGAAGGTAGCTATCGCCGGTGCGGGTGCGGTCGGCCGCTCGGTCGCTCGCGAGCTGATCGAGAACAACCACGACATCACCCTGATCGAACGCAACCCCGACCACGTCGACGTCGACGCGATCCCTGCCGCGCACTGGCGGCTCGGCGACGCCTGCGAACTGAGCCTGTTGGAATCGGTGCACCTCGAGGATTTCGACGTGGTGGTCGCCGCGACCGGTGACGACAAGGCCAACGTGGTGCTGTCCCTGCTGGCCAAGACCGAGTTCGCGGTGCCCCGGGTGGTGGCCCGGGTCAACGACCCCCGCAACGAATGGCTGTTCACCGACGCCTGGGGAGTCGACGTCGCGGTGTCCACTCCGCGGATGCTGGCGTCGCTGATCGAAGAGGCCGTGGCCGTGGGCGATTTGGTGCGGCTGATGGAATTCCGCCGGGGCCAGGCCAACCTGGTCGAGATCACCCTGCCCGACGACACGCCTTGGGGCGGCAAGCCGCTACGCCGCCTCGAGCTGCCCCGGGACGCCTCGCTGGTGACCATCCTGCGCGGACCGCGCGTGATCGTGCCGGAGGGCGACGAGCCACTGGAGGGCGGCGACGAGTTGCTCTTCGTCGCGACCACCGAGGTCGAAGAGGATCTGCGCAAACTACTGCTGCCGGCGGTCGCGCCGCCTGCCAGCTAG
- the dut gene encoding dUTP diphosphatase translates to MSTSLAIVRLDPELPLPSRAHDGDAGVDLFTAEDVTLDPGHRALVRTGVAVAIPFGMVGLVHPRSGLAARVGLSIVNSPGTIDAGYRGEIKISLINLDPAEPIVLHRGDRIAQLLVQRVELVELVEVGSFDEAGLAETSRGDGGHGSSGGHASL, encoded by the coding sequence GTGTCGACCAGTCTGGCCATTGTTCGCCTCGACCCTGAGCTCCCGCTGCCCAGCCGTGCACACGACGGCGACGCGGGGGTTGATCTGTTCACCGCCGAAGACGTCACGCTGGACCCGGGGCACCGCGCCCTGGTCCGGACTGGTGTGGCGGTCGCCATCCCGTTCGGAATGGTCGGCTTGGTGCATCCGCGCTCGGGATTGGCTGCGCGGGTTGGACTTTCGATCGTCAACAGCCCGGGTACGATCGACGCGGGCTATCGCGGCGAGATCAAGATTTCGCTGATCAACCTCGACCCGGCCGAGCCGATCGTGCTGCATCGCGGCGATCGGATCGCCCAGTTGCTGGTGCAGCGGGTCGAGTTGGTCGAGCTGGTCGAGGTCGGGTCGTTCGACGAGGCCGGGCTGGCCGAAACATCCCGTGGCGATGGTGGTCACGGTTCCTCCGGCGGACATGCGAGTTTGTGA